A part of Dysgonomonadaceae bacterium zrk40 genomic DNA contains:
- a CDS encoding response regulator — MNDQPHILVVDDHREIRDSVSRYLEKNGLRATSARDAVEMDAKLAMGQYDLIVLDVMMPGEDGLSVCRRLSSTGGVPILMLTALGEETDRIVGLEIGADDYLAKPFNPRELLARIKAILRRSSLPETYAGKLSGRRIAFAQWTLDTDSRLLTDENGAQIDLTGSELKLLVVLLERPRLVLNRDQLLDLTAGRAASPLDRTIDNQISRLRRKIEADPSRPRLITTVRGGGYCLAADVTELD, encoded by the coding sequence ATGAACGATCAGCCTCATATCCTCGTCGTCGACGATCATCGCGAAATCCGAGACTCGGTTTCGCGCTATCTGGAGAAGAACGGCCTGCGTGCGACCTCGGCGCGGGATGCGGTCGAGATGGACGCCAAGCTCGCGATGGGTCAGTACGATCTGATCGTTCTGGATGTCATGATGCCCGGCGAGGACGGGCTGTCGGTCTGCCGCCGTCTGTCATCCACGGGTGGCGTACCGATCCTGATGCTGACGGCGCTTGGCGAAGAGACGGATCGCATCGTCGGGCTCGAAATCGGCGCGGACGACTATCTGGCCAAACCATTCAATCCGCGAGAGCTGCTTGCGCGGATCAAGGCCATCCTGCGGCGTTCATCCCTGCCCGAGACCTATGCCGGAAAACTCTCGGGAAGACGCATCGCATTCGCACAATGGACTCTCGATACCGACAGCCGGTTGTTGACCGATGAAAACGGTGCGCAAATCGATCTCACCGGTTCGGAACTCAAGCTTCTGGTTGTCTTGCTCGAACGGCCCCGCCTCGTCCTCAACCGTGATCAGCTTCTCGATCTCACTGCAGGGCGCGCGGCCTCCCCGCTCGATCGGACGATCGACAATCAGATCAGCCGCCTTCGCAGAAAGATCGAGGCCGATCCATCCAGGCCCCGGCTGATCACGACCGTGCGCGGTGGCGGATATTGCCTTGCCGCCGATGTGACGGAGTTGGATTGA